Proteins from a genomic interval of Terriglobales bacterium:
- a CDS encoding AAA family ATPase, with product PAFKLPAELEKQVEYVDLPLPDRKRLREIVEAAFTRLAKTRTLKRTLDATGLDALAGNLTGLTEEEADRAVAQAIVARYALCPEVVTDVVAAKKETLRRSGMLEFVDGVQDMSAVGGLENLKKWLERRKGAYDPEASNFGLEPPRGVVIMGVQGCGKSLAARSIAGAWKLPLVRLDTAAIYDKYIGETEKRVRKVFAVAEQLAPVVLWIDELEKVFAGSGPDSAASDAGVSARLLGAFLSWMQERKTPVFVAATSNNVLVLPPELIRKGRFDEIFFVDLPNAAERRAIFTLHLAKRKRDPKQFELDKLVVAAEGYSGAEIEAAIQSALYASFGDKQPLSTAAIAAALRETVPLSTTRAEDIAALRRWAKERAVPASLPDAAAARK from the coding sequence CCCGCGTTCAAGCTGCCGGCCGAGCTGGAGAAGCAGGTGGAGTACGTGGACCTGCCGCTGCCGGACCGCAAGCGGCTGCGCGAGATCGTGGAGGCAGCGTTCACGCGGCTGGCGAAGACGCGCACGCTGAAGCGCACGCTCGATGCGACGGGCCTGGACGCGCTTGCAGGAAACCTGACGGGGCTGACGGAGGAAGAAGCGGACCGCGCGGTGGCGCAGGCCATCGTGGCGCGCTATGCCCTGTGCCCCGAGGTCGTGACCGACGTCGTTGCGGCGAAGAAGGAGACGCTGCGGCGGAGCGGGATGCTGGAGTTCGTCGACGGCGTGCAGGACATGTCGGCGGTCGGCGGGTTGGAGAACCTGAAGAAGTGGCTGGAGCGGCGCAAGGGCGCCTACGACCCGGAGGCAAGCAATTTCGGGCTGGAGCCGCCGCGCGGCGTGGTCATCATGGGAGTGCAGGGGTGCGGCAAGTCGCTGGCGGCGCGCTCGATCGCGGGCGCGTGGAAGCTGCCGCTGGTGCGGCTCGACACCGCCGCCATCTACGACAAGTACATCGGCGAGACGGAGAAGCGGGTGCGCAAGGTGTTCGCCGTCGCCGAGCAGCTGGCGCCGGTGGTGTTGTGGATCGACGAGCTGGAAAAAGTGTTTGCCGGGTCGGGACCGGATTCGGCCGCGTCGGACGCGGGCGTCTCGGCGCGGCTGCTGGGCGCGTTCCTCTCCTGGATGCAGGAGCGCAAGACGCCGGTGTTCGTGGCGGCGACCTCGAACAACGTGCTGGTTCTGCCGCCGGAGCTGATCCGCAAAGGGCGCTTCGACGAGATCTTCTTCGTCGACCTGCCGAACGCGGCCGAGCGCCGTGCCATCTTCACGCTGCATCTCGCCAAGCGGAAGCGCGACCCCAAGCAGTTCGAGCTGGACAAGCTGGTGGTGGCGGCCGAGGGGTACTCGGGCGCGGAGATCGAGGCCGCGATCCAGAGCGCGCTCTACGCCAGCTTCGGCGACAAGCAGCCGCTCTCGACGGCCGCGATCGCGGCGGCGCTGAGGGAGACGGTGCCGCTCTCGACCACGCGCGCGGAGGACATCGCGGCGCTGCGGAGATGGGCGAAGGAACGGGCGGTGCCGGCGTCGCTGCCGGATGCGGCCGCGGCGCGGAAATGA